From Xyrauchen texanus isolate HMW12.3.18 chromosome 12, RBS_HiC_50CHRs, whole genome shotgun sequence, one genomic window encodes:
- the LOC127652270 gene encoding gap junction gamma-1 protein-like: MSWSFLTRLLEEIQHHSTSVGKLWLTTLVVFRIVLTAVGGESIYYDEQSKFICNSGQPGCENVCYDAFAPLSHVRFWVFQIILSALPSLLYMGYAANKISHKEESRGGAGAVASAGDGTGGGYTQRRPRKMYFGARQHRAGHEDGEEEREDDPMIYEVPEIDTSRRELVPPRPKPKMRHDGRRRIRDDGLMRVYVLQLLTRSALEAGFLAGQYLLYGFRVEPIFVCSDKPCPHHVDCFISRPTEKTIFLRIMYGVSCLCLLLNVWEIIHLGVGTISDVLRKRNAAATEDEYQLGLLTAGGVSVGVGGPALSEGEPGGGVDGGVREADYVGYPFSWNTPSAPPGYNIVVKPETMPYTDLSNAKMACKQNRANIAQEEQQQYGSNEDNFPSAGEARPLQINKDVIQLEAAIQAYTLQHHANNNNHDDQNDNHDIDEKPQINITTAPQKERKHRPKHGKSGSAGSSSSSSSSSKSREGKPSVWI; this comes from the coding sequence ATGAGCTGGAGCTTCCTGACACGTCTGCTGGAGGAGATCCAGCACCACTCCACGTCAGTGGGGAAACTCTGGCTCACCACGCTAGTTGTCTTCCGTATCGTACTGACTGCAGTGGGCGGTGAGTCCATATACTACGACGAGCAGAGCAAGTTTATTTGCAACTCAGGTCAGCCGGGATGTGAGAATGTCTGCTATGATGCATTTGCACCACTCTCGCACGTGCGATTCTGGGTTTTCCAGATCATTCTGTCTGCCCTGCCCTCTCTGCTCTACATGGGCTATGCAGCCAATAAGATCTCCCACAAAGAGGAGTCACGGGGTGGAGCAGGGGCCGTGGCTTCAGCAGGGGACGGGACAGGGGGAGGATACACCCAGCGGAGGCCAAGAAAGATGTATTTTGGGGCAAGGCAGCACAGAGCAGGACACGAGGACGGGGAAGAGGAACGGGAAGATGACCCCATGATCTACGAAGTGCCTGAGATAGACACCTCACGCCGGGAGTTGGTGCCACCGCGACCCAAGCCCAAAATGCGTCATGATGGACGCCGGCGTATCCGTGATGATGGGCTGATGCGAGTGTATGTTCTACAGCTGCTGACACGTTCTGCACTGGAGGCGGGCTTTCTGGCAGGACAGTATCTGCTGTATGGCTTTCGTGTGGAACCAATCTTTGTGTGCTCAGATAAGCCCTGCCCACACCATGTGGACTGTTTCATCTCACGCCCTACAGAAAAGACCATCTTCCTACGAATCATGTATGGTGTCAGCTGCCTTTGCTTGCTACTTAATGTGTGGGAAATTATTCACCTCGGAGTTGGAACCATTAGCGATGTTCTCCGCAAACGAAATGCAGCAGCAACTGAGGATGAGTACCAACTGGGCCTGCTTACTGCAGGGGGTGTGTCTGTAGGAGTAGGCGGGCCAGCACTAAGTGAGGGAGAGCCAGGAGGCGGGGTTGATGGAGGTGTTAGAGAAGCAGACTATGTTGGTTATCCGTTCTCATGGAACACCCCTTCTGCACCACCGGGCTACAACATTGTGGTAAAGCCTGAGACCATGCCATACACAGACCTGAGCAATGCCAAGATGGCATGCAAGCAGAACCGTGCCAACATTGCACaggaggagcagcagcagtatGGCTCCAATGAAGACAACTTTCCATCAGCAGGCGAGGCGCGGCCACTACAGATCAACAAAGACGTCATTCAATTAGAGGCTGCCATTCAAGCCTATACCTTGCAGCACCATGCCAATAATAATAACCATGATGACCAAAACGACAACCATGACATTGATGAAAAGCCTCAGATTAACATCACTACAGCACCACAAAAGGAGCGAAAGCACCGGCCCAAGCATGGAAAATCTGGGAGCGCtggaagcagcagcagcagcagtagtagtaGCAAGTCAAGAGAAGGCAAACCATCTGTCTGGATCTGA